Below is a genomic region from Maridesulfovibrio ferrireducens.
TCCATGGATTCATTTACTCTATCCATCAGGATAAGCCGGGGACGAACAGTCAAAGCTCTGGCAAGACAGATTCGCTGAATTACTCCAGTAGGTAAAAATTCATAAAGCCTGTTGCCTACCTTAGTTTCATAACCAAGGGGCAACTCTGAAAGAACATTATCAAGTTGCAAAAGAGAGGCTGCATCCATTGCCACCTGTCTGTTTGCCGGGTTGAATAGAGTCAGATTATCAAAAATAGTTCCGTTGAAAAGCGTGCCGTGCTGGGGAATATATTCAATCCTTCCCTTGTAATTATCATGACATACGTCACGCAAGCCATGTCCATCTATGAATACCTGCCCGGAATCTGGACTATTCAAACCGTAAATAATGTTGAGCAGCTCCGTGGTGGGTCTACCCCCCTCTGTGTTAATGCAAACCATATCACCGTCTTCAACAGTCATATTAAGTTCGCTAAAAATTTCGGTTCCATCACTTTCACGTCTGAATGAAATGTTATCCAGAACGACTTTCCCCTTGATTTCTTCAGGTAGACAAGGAGCTTCAAGATCATATTCTTCGCGTAGATTTACTATATTTTTGATTTGATCCTTTGCTATCTCAATATCAGCATGGCGAACCCAGAAAGAAGCAAGACTCCTGAAAGGTTGGAAGAATCTACCGCTGAGCAAAGTACAGGCTGCAAGGCTACCTAGAGTAATTTGACCCGAAATTGCCAGACTCCCGCCCACAAAAAGGACTCCGAAGAGGTTTATTTGCGAAAAAAGATTACCGATATTCATGGGCAAATTACCTATAAAAATCACATCATAATCCAACTGCGCCCCTTCTGCCTCAAGCCGTTCATGACGACGCAGCATGGACTCTTCAAGGGTAAGGGCTTTTACTGCGTGAATTCCGCTCAAAGCCTCGACAAGAAAGTTATAACGGCGATCTTCCTGACTCTTTTGCTTAAGCCTGTTTACGCTGTAACGACTACGAATAAAAGATGTGATGATCATAAACAGGGTCGCGACAGAACCAAGGTAGGCTGCAACCTGCCAACCGCCTAAAAAATACACCACTGCAAGAAAAAGAAAGGCAAACGGCAGGTCCAACATCAATTGGAAAGCCTGTCCGGCATAGAACGAACGCAGAGTATTCACTGCACGCAGACGGTCAAGATGTACCCCGGCCCCGTCTGTTTCAAAATCCTCCAACACACAATTTATCCAGCGACAGACACAAGCGTGAGACAGGCTATGTTCAAAACGAGAGGACATCCAGTTGGTAATCGTTGAACGGCACAACCGCAAAATAAGCTCTAGAAAAAGAGCACATAAAAAACCTGCAACCAACCATAACAAAGTGTTAGTTGCCTGAGTCGGGACAATTCGGTCATAAACCTGCATCAGAACTATTGGCAAAGCCAACGAAAGGACATTAATCCCCATAGAAGCAAGGAACAGGTCAAAGGAATTACGAATAAACGCAGGCATAGCCCAGAGGTCGCTCATAAATCCTTTTTTTTCCTTGAAGTATGATAAATCCATATATTTTTACCTGTATTTTCGGTTCAACTGACAGATATAGATTTCAAAACAACACTACCAATCGGACTGATCCGAGAAGTCTTCAGCTTCATTTTCGAACGCATCAAGGTTGTCAGCTCCATCGGAACTATCCTCGTCATTCTGATCATCACCTTTATCTTTACCCTTACCTTTTCCTTTACCAGAATCTGATTCGACCGACTCCGTCCAACTATTATCATCACCAAACGATGACGAGGACTGATCTCCATCACTATCAGTAATGTCAGTCCAGCTTCCACCAGAATCTTCACCTTCACT
It encodes:
- a CDS encoding peptidase domain-containing ABC transporter codes for the protein MDLSYFKEKKGFMSDLWAMPAFIRNSFDLFLASMGINVLSLALPIVLMQVYDRIVPTQATNTLLWLVAGFLCALFLELILRLCRSTITNWMSSRFEHSLSHACVCRWINCVLEDFETDGAGVHLDRLRAVNTLRSFYAGQAFQLMLDLPFAFLFLAVVYFLGGWQVAAYLGSVATLFMIITSFIRSRYSVNRLKQKSQEDRRYNFLVEALSGIHAVKALTLEESMLRRHERLEAEGAQLDYDVIFIGNLPMNIGNLFSQINLFGVLFVGGSLAISGQITLGSLAACTLLSGRFFQPFRSLASFWVRHADIEIAKDQIKNIVNLREEYDLEAPCLPEEIKGKVVLDNISFRRESDGTEIFSELNMTVEDGDMVCINTEGGRPTTELLNIIYGLNSPDSGQVFIDGHGLRDVCHDNYKGRIEYIPQHGTLFNGTIFDNLTLFNPANRQVAMDAASLLQLDNVLSELPLGYETKVGNRLYEFLPTGVIQRICLARALTVRPRLILMDRVNESMDTDSEQLFFWLMSKFKGNCTIIIATGNSTLFSMADSVYSLESGKLKKEVQP